The DNA window CATCCAAAAGTGCTTGCTAGTGGCTTACCTGACTCCTTTATGCTTTACGGTCAAGAAAATTCATTCGTGTAACACTCCTtctaccaaagaagaaataccaaTTTGAGCTTTTAAAGTTTCTTCCCCACTTCCCGTATTTAGATTATCAAGCACTAACACCACCCATGTCAGAGGGGGTCACCCACCCACCCCTGTGCCTGTGGCCTAGATGCTGTCCCTCCCAGTTTCACCCCTGCCTTCAGTCTGCCCCGGGTTCCCTCCTCCACGCCAGGCCAGGCCCCATGCTGCTCTGGACAGTTGCACTGCTCTTTGGTAAGTCACCAAGCGCCAGCATCCTCTTCTGGGCACCAAAGACTGTAAGTCGTTTCTAAGACACAAAGTTCCTTATTTCACCTTTCCTAGTTCAAGTGGGTTTATGGCTGGAGCTTGAGACAAGTGCGTGCACATGGGCATGCTTGAGAGTGATGGAGATGAGGGTGATGGGCATGGAGACGTAGGGGAGTCCCGGCGTTTCCTATACCATTTTCCTGGGTCCTTGGAAGGGCAACCCTTCGATGTATCAGAGCTAATTTAAGGAGGCAGAAAATCACATGCTGAGACCCAATGACACTTTTACCCTGTGAAATCGGGTTAAAATATCCATCAGGGCTATCTTGAAAGGAAAACGATATTATAGAAGGGAAGGAGGCTGCCAGAATGTGAGAGAAGAGGTCGGGGAAATGGGAAAAAAGCAGTTCTGTGCTTTTCTCTCAGCAACAGGAGCAAAACATGGGGTTTTACAGGGAGATATGTTTCTATGAAGCCTCAGCTTCTTCTTAGAACCAGTCAGCAGTGACTGGGCTTCACACCTGGTCAAGAGGTTTACGCTCTAAGCATCCAAAGCCCCCTTCAAACTGACCACTCCTCTTCTGCCTACATCCTCTCTCTATTGCGGAGGGTGGCGGGGGTGTTCTGATTTGGGTCTGACTGGTCCATGGGGACCGATATGAAGGTTCAAATCCATTCTTCTGAATCTGTACCTCTCTCCTTGCTCTGAGCACCCCGGGGCCAGTCACCCCTGCCAGTGACTGCAGGGGCTGGTCTCCAGGCAGAGGATTGTTGTGGGGTGGGTTACTCTGCTCCCCCAGGCTCAGCCCAGGCTCAGCTCAGGCTCAGCTCAGGCTCCCCCAGGTTCAGCTCAGGCTCAGCTCAGGCTCTCCCAGGTTCAGCTCAGGCTCGGCTCAGGCTCGGCTCAGGCTCAGCCCAGGTTCAGCTCAGGCTCAGCCCAGGCTCGGCTCAGGCTCAGCTCAGGCTCGGCTCAGGCTCAGCCCAGGCTCGGCTCAGGCTCAGCCCAGGCTCGGCTCAGGCTCAGCTCAGGCTCGGCTCAGGCTCAGCCCAGGCTCGGCTCAGGCTCAGCTCAGGCTCGGCTCAGGCTCAGCCCAGGCTCGGCTCAGGCTCAGCCCAGGCTCAGCTCAGGCTCAGCTCAGGCTCCTCCAGGCTCAGCCCAGGCTCAGCTCAGGCTCAGCTCAGGCTCCTCCAGGCTCAGCCCAGGCTCAGCTCAGGCTCAGCTCAGGCTCAGCCCAGGCTCAGCTCAGGCTCGGCTCAGGCTCAGCCCAGGCTCAGCTCAGGCTTGGCTCAGGCTCAACCCAGGCTCAGTTCAGGCTCAGCCCAGGCTCAGCTCAGGCTTGGCTCAGGCTCAACCCAGGCTCAGTTCAGGCTCAGCCCAGGCTCGGCTCAGGCTCGGCCCAGGCTCGGCTCAGGCTCGGCTCAGGCTCAGCCCAGGCTCAGCTCAGGCTCAGCTCAGGCTCCTCCAGGCTCAGCCCAGGCTCAACCCAGGCTCAGTTCAGGCTCAGCCCAGGCTCGGCTCAGGCTCGGCCCAGGCTCGGCTCAGGCTCGGCTCAGGCTCAGCCCAGGCTCAGCTCAGGCTCAGCTCAGGCTCCTCCAGGCTCAGCCCAGGCTCGGCCCAGGCTCAGCTCAGGCTCAGCCCAGGCTCGGCTCAGGCTCAGCCCAGGCTCAGCTCAGGCTCAGCTCAGGCTCCTCCAGGCTCAGCCCAGGCTCAGCTCAGGCTCAGCTCAGGCTCAGCTCAGGCTCCTCCAGGCTCAGCCCAGGCTCAGCTCAGGCTCAGCTCAGGCTCAGCCCAGGCTCAGCTCAGGCTCGGCTCAGGCTCAGCCCAGGCTCAGCTCAGGCTCGGCTCAGGCTCAGCCCAGGCTCAGCTCAGGCTTGGCTCAGGCTCAACCCAGGCTCAGTTCAGGCTCAGCCCAGGCTCAGCTCAGGCTCGGCTCAGGCTCAGCCCAGGCTCAGTTCAGGCTCAGCCCAGGCTCGGCTCAGGCTCGGCCCAGGCTCGGCTCAGGCTCGGCTCAGGCTCAGCCCAGGCTCAGCTCAGGCTCAGCTCAGGCTCCTCCAGGCTCAGCCCAGGCTCAGCCCAGGCTCGGCTCAGGCTCGGCCCAGGTTCGGCCCAGGCTCGGCCCAGGCTCAGCTCAGGCTCAGCCCAGGCTCAGCTCAGGCTCAGCTACTGTCCCCTGCTACACTTAAAAGGAACAAGTCTGGGCACATAGTACTTTACGGTTTCTGAGTTgacttactttttgttttaaacttggtcccagaagtttgtttgttttcattgaaCCAGAAAAGCAAAACCATTCCTAAATACACTCGCTTCCTAGACAGAGTTTGTGGGCATTTATCCCCTGGGAAGAAAATACCTGTTCCACTCAGGGCTCTTCCTTCCCCGACATCACCGTGTTGCCCTGTGTGTTCTATGAATGGCCGTTTGGACAAGTGAGAAGGTCAGTGCTCACGTTAGTGCAGGGACAGGATGGCTTCCTGCCTGGATACACTCCAGAGGAGAGGTTGCCAAGGGCCAATCACTTCCTCGTGAAAGGAACAGCCCTTGGACTTGACTAGATAAAGTGTAAGAGCTTCCCAGCGTGTACCCCAGGATCTGGATGGGAGAGAgcaaaggaagagggagggagagtcaGTGACTGGCTGACTAGTGGACAGCGTATGGGGAACCCAGGCAGGACTGTGTCACACCTGATGCTCAGGACCCCAGAAAGCCAGCCTAAGATTCAGACCCCACGGCTAAATGTGTGGGAATGGAGTTACCATAAAGGTAGAGCTGCTATTTCCTCTCAGATGTggccagagaaacagagaaaaacaaaaacactgaataCCTACTTTGTAGTGCATACATTATCTCATCTAACCTTCAGGACGTTATAGGGCAGGGGTATTTTATCCCTATTaaacagttgaggaaactgaggttcaaaaacGTTTAAGAAACTTGCCTAGAATTACGCTGCTAACAAGAGCAAAATTACCCTGCTAACAATGCAAACCCAAGTTCATATGATGTCAAACCCCGTGCTTTCTCCATTCTACCTCACTACCTCTAGTCTGGGTATAGTTGGATTCTAATCAGGTAAAACTAGAaagtaaaattcatttaaaatgcctGGCAGGACATGGTCACACAATAAATGGTGCCTATTATTAGTACTGGCGATCAGGGATTCAAGAGGCTAGAAGCCCTGACGTTGAACATGCTGGTACATGGCTGTACACTAAAGATGTATTTAAAGTTTAGGAGATGAACCTTGATCTTCCTCTCAGCTGAGCATTAGCCAGTTTCACTCTCAATACTGGAACCCACCCCCCATGTGCAAACACAGCATCTGTGACACACAACCCTCCCAGCTGCATGGCAACCACAGCTTGGCAAAGCAGCGTGTTCCAATGTGGTAGAACTTGACCGTGACATAGTTCCTCATGTTGAACTGAAACCTGCCTCTCTGATCTAACTTCCGTGAATTAGTTCCACTTCTGCCCCATGAAGTAACAAGTCTCTCCCTTCTTTTAAGCTTAGCCCATCAAATATTTGAAGGCCACTGTGTATCCCTGTGTACTCTCTCTCGTCTTTCTCAGATAAATGTCTCCCAATCCCTCTAATAGGAAATGTCCTAGTCTGCTTGGTCTTGATGGGTTTTGTCAGTGGGCCAGGAGCTGGGCTTTCTCGTCCCCCCCCATCGTGGCCTGAGTGCCGAGTTCAGTGGGGCTGCTCCCTGCATCGTTCGCGACTCTGTTGTGCGACTTAGCGTGACAATAGCTCTCAGCTATCTCATCACACTGTCACCTCATCTTCAGCCTGCAGCTCACTGAGGCCCTCGGGTCCTCTTTATAGGAACTGCTGTAGGCAGGTGTTGCCCACTCTGTCCGCAGTTGGCGGCTGTCTTGATTATACACAGTGGTCCTGCAGTCACAACCCCTGTGCCCTGGACAGCAAGTCATCAGGATCTGGGGACACAAGCTCATCTGAAGTGCCTATGCTCCCTGGATGCCTTCTCTCTTGTTATAGGTGTCAGCCCCCTCAACCCTGGCTGTTCATTGCTTTGTAGCTGCAAAATCGTTTTccaggggagaagagaaaggaaagggaggcaTCACTACCCAGTAAGGTCTTACTTAGTCACTCTGAGGTCAGGCCTTCTTTCTGCTTTCAGTTAATGTAGTAACCACCTTCCCAGGCATAGGGTTGATACAATCTATGTAACTACTCTGTAAGGGAAAAATGACTATTATCGTTTCTGTTATACAGACAGAACCAGGAACTGGAGGCTCTTGAActttaagcaacttgtccaaggtcacatagaaaAAGATGGATTCATGAGTCTAGTCCAGGTCATCTGGTTCCAAAGCCTGCATGCTCTCCACTACACCAAGCTCATAGAAGAAGATGTGTTTAGACATGGAGGCCGGGGgaagatggagggatggagggatggtaAGAAAGAGATTCTGCACACACTGAGAACCTGCAGGTGACCTGACCCTGACCTGAGTAGGTAGAGAATGTGTCCCAGGTCATGTGGACAGCAAGGGTGACAGCCTGTGAATGAACATGCCAAACATTTGCTGAGGGGGGTCTTCACCCACCCCCTCCAAGGCCATTCTTGCATTTCTCAGGGTTCTGCACAGCACCCAAGAATGAAGGGCACAGGTAAATGCCTGGGGACCGGCTGGACTGACTGTACTCAGCCCTACACCATTCATCATTTCACCTCTTGCCCCAAAGCCCAGAATACGCTCCACTGCTTTATATCCAACTGTGCCCCTCAGTTTAGGGTCCTCCAGCCCTTGGGCTGATCACACCTGCCTCACCTCATCTGTCATCATTTTGTGGTCTGGCCTCTCTTTCCTGGCCACCTATTCTCCTCAAACATTGGTTCATCTAGAAGCATTAGTGCAATGCATACCAAGTGCAACACGGTGTGTGATGCGCTGGCCTGCTGGTAGTTCTCTCATCCGTCCGAGCTGCCCGTCCGTGTCCCACGACGTTTTAATGATTACTCCTCCAAGGAAacctcacctcctgcctctgaTCACTCCCATGCTCTATTCCCCAGAGCTCTGTGGACAGATGGACCACAGGAATCAGGTCCTGCCTTTGCTGTCTGAGTTCTTCTGTAGGTGTAAAGCACCTTAGTGTAAGAATCTAGtcctatgttttctatttttgttcccTGCCCCGCATGAGTGGACACAAAGGAAAGCATTCATGCATCTATTCAGTATATGCTTATTAAACACAGACCATGATCCAGGAACAGGCACTAGGCATAGGTAACAtggcagtgaacaagacaggcagAGTACCTGCTCTCATGAGGCTTACATTCTAGACAGAGGGAGACAGGTGATAACAAGTAGGCAATTTAATGATAAGATAATTTCAAACGGTGATAAGTGCTCTGATGATAATACAATAAGGTATTGTGATAGTGATGGAGGAGAATTCTTTTGACTGCGGGCCCCCAGCAAGACCTGTttaaggaggtggcatttgaactgAGATAGGGTAAAGGATTCTAGGCAGCAGGTCCACCGTACAAGTTGAGTGGCTGAGTGGCTGGGTGGCTGGATGTCTGGGTGACTGGGTGTTTAGGTGGTTAGATAGTTGGGTGGCTGGGTGTTGGGTGGCTGGGTGACTGAGCAGTTGGGTGGCTTAGATAGTTATGTGCTTAGGGGGCTGGGTGGTTGACTGGTTGAATGGATGTTAGCACCCATTTATAAGGCGACAGTCCTCCTCCTTGTCAGAAAGTTTTTTCTGCTACTTAATCGAATTCTATCACTTTGTTGTCTTGCAGTTCcctgtgttgggaaaactggtgaGTCTTGTCTATGTCTCTTTCATCTCCAAGTGTGTCTCTGGGCCAAAACTTAATGGACAGGGAAAAGTCAGGGCCATTGGGTCCCCCAGAAACATCTTCAGAGCAACACCTGCCTAGGCCTCTTCCTCAGGAGTCTTCACTAATGCCCAGGAAGAGGAGAAACCCAGCACTCTACTCTCTCAGGCTGAGGATAGTTATAGGGTGACTCAAGGCCCAGAAGAATGGCTCTAGGACACCATCCGACTCCCTTACAAGTAGCAATGGCTTCAGTCTCCTCCTCTCAGTGTGGCTCTGGAGCTCCTGTCATCTCCGTTCATCAAGGCTCTGGACTCCCTTCCATCCCTCTAATGTTCAAAGAAGCAGGCATCTTTCTGTGTGGATATGCCTTCTTTCTCCCTTGGCTACCTTTGCCCTCCCACCCATCCTGTTCCACTGAACTCCATGGAGCCTCTGTCAAGTAGGTGAAAACTCTGGCCTAGGAACATCTTGACCTCCAAGGACATGTTCTGTGATGCCAGGGAGGGAAATCTAAACCAATACTTAGTGATGCTAGAAAGAGCAGCCAAGGAAGCAAGACCCATTTTCCAGCTATGCTGTGAGCATCGTTACCTAGTctagggggaggggaatgggttCTAGGGATCCAGGTGGATCCAGGCAAAGGCAGGCTGTTCTGGGGCTCTCCTCAGGGCTCCCTATCTGATTACTCATCATTACTCCCAGGCTCCTGAGGCTGTCTGGGATCAAAGAAGTATGTCCTGGGGCCAGGCCAGCCTGGGATTGCCCTGCAGGTGATGCTGGGTTCCCAGGAGCTCTTTTCTTGTCCATGTCAGGAcataaaatgcattttagaaatgaggacaGAAATGACAGATCCTGCACCATGACTGTGGTGGAAATGAACCTCACTGCTGGGAGCACCGAtggaggctgggcctggggaagcctgatgagggaagcaggagggagcGAGCCCATGCCATGGCACCTCCAACACCCACCCCTCCAGCTCCTCTCTGGTGGACAGGGGTGCAGCTACCATCAGAGGTGGACGCTGAAGAAAGAGCTGCACTGGAGTCAccagaggaaaagaaaccaaTCTAGGGGAGTGAGAATCTAATAAGGAGGAATGAAGCAGAACAATAGATGGAAGGAATCCAACTTGACTCAGGCTTGTCAAGGTGGCGGAGGAAAATGCAGAATAAAAGGAGACaagaagggggacttccctggaggtccagtggttaagactccgcgcttccactgcagggggcacgggttagatccctggtcacagccaaaaaaaaaacggagacaaggagggtaggagggaaggaggccagagagaaggcacagggaggggaggggacgggagggGGGAATAGAGgagaagggcagaggaaggagagaggaaggaggggtgcAGGAAAGCAGAAGCCCTGCCCTGGTCTGGCGTGAAGGGCCGGGGGACAGCGACAGCTGTGAAGGAGCTGACCAGGAGCCTCCAtcccggggaggggtgggggggagggctgCGGGGGAGGCATTAGGCTGGGGGACAGAGGGGGAAAATGGATGAGGGACCTGCAGCTCCAGGGTGACCCTGTTCCTGTGTCTCACAGCCTGGCTGAGCCTCCAAGTCCAGCCAGACCCCGCGTTTGAAGGGGATATCCTGACTCTGCGatgctggggaaggaggaacGCAGCACTGTCCCAGGTGAGATTCTACAGGGACGGAAAATTCCTCCGTCTCTCTAAGGACAACCAGCCTCTGTCCATGCGAACAGCAACAGTGAACAGCAGTGGCCGGTACAGCTGCACTGGACAGGTGACATACATCCCATATGTGGGCAGACGAACCTCAAGGACTGTCATGGCTCAAGTCCAAGGTGAGTCACAACTTGGGGGActggggggagcggggagggtgCTGCTCAGGGGTCTGGTCTTACAGGTCAGCAGCGCTCTGGGCAGCGCCCCTTTCTCTGGCTTCCCCTGATGCTGGGCCAATCTGCAGGGCCCTGAGACATCCAGGATGCTGTCCACATGCCCTGGCCCCCCATGGGGCATGTCTGGAGCCAGGGAAGGGGGGGAAGATGCCCTGTGGTGGAAGAGCCAGAACCAGCCCTGCTGCTCCCCCGCTTGGGACCCTGAGCCAGACCCTTCTCCTCTGGGCACTAGGTGACCTCTAAGGCCCTTCTGTCTCTGGCCTTCTGGGACCCCAGAGGGGCTCAGGGCTGTGGGAGTCAGTTCCGAGCTGGTGTGTGGGATGAGAGGCCAGGTGCTGGGAGACAGTGACTGCACTTCCCACAGGGCACGGGGCAGGGCCTGGGATGTGCCGAAGCTCAGACCTCACCTCAGACTCCAGGGGCCTCGCTGTCCAGCACTCCCCTCCTGAGCCCCGGGCTGCCTCTTCCCAGAGCCGTCCTGCCTCCTGTGCTGAGAGCCCACCCCTCTCGTGAGCTCCGTGGGGGGAGCCAGAGGTCAGCCCCGCAgctcctcttctccttccacaCGGAGGGCCACACCCTGCAGGACAGGGGCCTGCATCCAGAACTCTGCATCCCAGCAGCCGAGGAGGGAGACTCCGGGCTTTACTGGTGCGCGGTGGCCCTTGGGGGTGGCTGGGTCCAGAAGCAGAGTCCCCAGCTGGAGGTCAGGGTGTGGAGTAAGGGGAGGACGGGGAGACACTCCCCAGGGGCCTGGGCAGTGGGCAGTGGGGCCCCCTGGGAATGTGGGGAGGGGTCCCTAAGGGAGGAGCCTGGGGGGTCCCGCTGACCCTTCCAGCTGTGTGCTGCCCCGGTTCCTGTGTCCTGTCCTCTGCTCACCCTGAGACCCACCAGCCGAGTTGTGGAGCTCCTCCCCTCCGATCCCCGTTCTACCTCAGTGGGGACACCCTGCGGAACCACGTGACTCCCCGTGGTGGAgctgtctccttcctcttcccgGCGATGTCAGAGCAGGATGCTGGGAACTACGCCTGCGAGGCTGAGAACAGTGTCTCCAAAGAGACAAGCAAGCCTGAGACACTCTCCGTGGAGGGTAGGTCTTGTCCCCCAACTGGGCTGTGAGCCCCAGCAAGCTGGCCAGGGTCAGATCTCACTCCTCTGTGTTCCTCCCGCCATGCCTCCCACAATGCTGGGCCCAGAGCAGGCACGGCATGACTGACTGAGCATGGACCCCGCTTGGACCATCTGTCCACTGAACCTGGCAGGGAAACAATGAAGTCCACAGAGAGTGAGGGGCACCGTGGGGGGAGGGCCACATGGTCATCCGTGGAATTGCCCATCCATGTTGACATCCTTTGATCCGTCCCTCATTCCCACTGGCAAGGCTCCTTCAGGCCAGGTGGTTCCCACTAATGCCAACCACTCTGCCTCTCCTGTGCCAGTCTGGGGTGCATTTGTGAATTTCATCCTCAATGCTCATGGTCACCCCTACTCACCCCCCAGGTCCTCGGGTCTTATCTGCCCCCACTAGCATCAATTGGCTGGTTCCTTGGCGGCCTGCAAGCCTGCTTGGCATGACGGTCATTGCTGCTGCACTTCTAGGGTATTTCAGACCCTGGAGAAAAACCGGTCAGTAACTCTTTTTGGCTTTCTTGATTGCCGAATCCCTATGCCAGGCACAGCCCAGCCATTGGAAAGCCAGAGCCTGACAGGACCAACTGCTTACTTCTGGGTattgggaggaggagggacttTTCTTCACACGTCATACAAAGGGGCCCCAGGAGGGACACTTACAGCTTCCagaactcacacacacagacacagtgTCTCACACACCCAATCACCCAGAGAGCACACAAACACACTACTGCACACTGGGGCATGAATAAAGGCACAAACAGGAATTCTCACAAGCCAAACAAGGTGTAGATCAGTGTCCTTCCCATTTGAAAGACAGTCTGTGGCTGTGAATATGACTGAACAAACCCAAGGCCTCCAATTCTCTCCTTAAAGTCAGCAGAGCTCTGGTCTGCTtagtggaggagaaagaagacatgAGAACTCCAGTGCACATGCATGCTCACGCATACACACTTCTGTGCCGTGCTGTGCCCTGGGTGAGAGTCCGTGGCTGTTGACTCATCAGGAGCGAAGTGTGGTGGAGAGCACTGGGGAATAGCCCGGTCCCAGCACTGCTATTTACTAGTTCAGTAACCTTGGGCCAGTTCCTTTTAAGTTTCACTAAATGTCTCCCTCTTGGGATGTTGTAAGGTCTGAGTCAATGAGGTGACATCTGTCTCATACCTGATGTATTAGCCTGGCGCTGAGTGGGTGCTCAGTACATTCTCATTCTGGTCTGAACACATCACCCCGGCAGGTTCCCAAACTGCCTTTGCTCCTGTTATCCATTCTGTAATTCCTCTGATCAGAGTCATAAAAAGTTTCGCTAAAATTCAGATGAGAGAAATTCTATAGGGAGAGAATTCTATAGggagaaataagtgaaaataatcaGATAAATGGCATTTCTAGGTCATCTATTGGTTTTGAAATTCCAgactctcctcttcttcctgtcaTGGTCATGATAATTAAGTATGAATGTTGGCTTTCAAAGCAATCACCTTGGGTGGCTACACGTTTATTCCAACTCTAACCCTTGTTTGCCTGGGGCCTTGTTGAAGGGAATGGCTCCCAGTGCCAAAGCTATTTGGTGCCAGTTTATTCCTAGGGCTTCAAATCCACCTACAGAAGTTCAAATCAACCTACTTCTTCCTCCCTGGGggcaacatttttattttccacttgCCAAGGGCAAAAGTAATTGTTCTCATAGACCTCCAACTAGATTTGCTTATTCAAGTTTGCAGTTCCCTCAGTTAAGGAATTAGTGATGAGTTCTGAGAGCTAAGCCGGACTGTTCTTTGAGGAAGACCACCCAGTCCTGCAATCCAATCCAGTCTTCCCTGACCATCAGCCAGGATACCTGAAAACATCTCTCCCCAGCCCTAGACCCACTACCTCACCAGGCACCCCAGTTAGGGCTTGAGCCAGGCTCCGACTTCCTCTCCCCTTTTTAATTTAGCAGCCTTTGTCCATCTAACTTctcatctctcctttcctttagTCTTGAGTCTAGATTTCATGAAGGCAGGCCAGAGTTGCTTTAAGGTATACCTGTGCAGTGGGAGAAAGATGGAGACAGGCCCAGAGTTAGATGAGGAAGCAACTGGAGTAAGGGACCATGAACTGAAGATCTGTGAGTTCTACCATCTCTGCACCTGTCATAAAGCCAGCCTGGTCTCAATAACGTGGGTGTTTCTGCCCACTCACCTCTGGGTCAAAGAGTTAAAGGCAAAGCAACACAGTACAGCCATCTCCCTCCCCGGCCCAAACAAGATGGTGAAGGAACAGACACTGGTGAAAGATCTTCAAGAGGAAGATGCCTTTCACAGGGAACGAAGGAGCATCCCTCTTCATGTGGCGATTTTGCCTCCCCACCCATTCCCactcccctaccccacccccactgccagcCTGGGAGCACCTGAGCTCCATTTTGTTAAGGAACCTGTCTCTCATGAAAATAAGACTCCTGGTGGTGGTCCTAGCATCTCAGAAGCTCAGGGGCACAAAACCTTCCTTAGAATGTCGCTCAGAAAACCACCTTCAGGCCCAATTCCATAGCCACACAGGAAACACAGTCCAACAGCTTTTTTCTTCATGCCCAGCTTTAACCATTTCCAGACAGCATATCCATTcctcaacaaacaaaaatgtgcCACCACTGAAGATATTCCACAGACTGTATCTCTGAAGGCAATGTTCAAAACATTTTGACCAATCATGGAATCACTAGGACTAGGATGTGGTCATACAGGAGGTCTACTTCAAAGTAGCAGTTACCTAAGTGTGCAAGTTCTGGTTGTTTGCTTAAAAGTGTTCATTTCACTTCCCACTGTCACACCTCCCATAAAACACAGTTCCATCAAACTCACAGAGCTCTTCGTGAATGGAGACTCAGAAACACAGCCTTGACAAATGAGCATTAGAggcctctctgagtctccacAAATGCCCTCTTGGTTTTACAGGAGGAGCCATGTCCGAAGGTGCTACCTGATGACTCTGATGCTTTCTTGCTGTTAGAGCTAATGAATATTTCTTGGACACCAGGCATGAACCAGGTGTTCTAACATCCACCTGTGACCCAATTCCTATCCCAAGagctaatttttaaagttctggaaACGCCTGCTTTCACAGAGGCAGCATGCTAGTGGAGAAAAAGTGTACACACTGGATTAAGATTCTGTCTCCACcactttctgtgtgaccttgaagaaGTCACCTCTCCCAACTGTTTTTCAGTCACCTCATCTAAAAAACGGAAATCACAGTATCAACCTTTGCAAGGTGGTTGTGAAGAACACCAGACACCGAAGATTTAGGTAAGGGGGCTTTTGTGACATCCAGCTCTGTGCTTGTCCCTGGGTTAGGAGGTTTGCTATTAAGTAGACGCTGTATTTGAATTCCCTGGCCCTGTTTCTGGCTCATGGTGTGTTGTCAAAGTTATTAGCTTTTCCTCCTTCTGAAAAGCAGCCTGACTGGTGGGTCTGGGCCCTTTCGATGCAAGGATGTGGCCCATCCTTTCtgaccctccttcctcccagttTGCGATTCCCATGGAGCCATCCTCCCCTCTGgggtatttttcaaagaaaacatccCACAAAAGTTAACCGTGTCCAGACCTGTGAATTAACCCTCATTAACAAACCAGCCTCAGACCTCCA is part of the Balaenoptera musculus isolate JJ_BM4_2016_0621 chromosome 1, mBalMus1.pri.v3, whole genome shotgun sequence genome and encodes:
- the FCRL6 gene encoding LOW QUALITY PROTEIN: Fc receptor-like protein 6 (The sequence of the model RefSeq protein was modified relative to this genomic sequence to represent the inferred CDS: deleted 1 base in 1 codon), which codes for DLHAELSVPCVGKTAWLSLQVQPDPAFEGDILTLRCWGRRNAALSQGTGQGLGCAEAQTSPQTPGASLSSTPLLSPGLPLPRAVLPPVLRAHPSRELRGGSQRSAPQLLFSFHTEGHTLQDRGLHPELCIPAAEEGDSGLYWCAVALGGGWVQKQSPQLEVRVWSKGRTGRHSPGAWAVGSGAPWECGEGSLREEPGGSRCGDTLRNHVTPRGGAVSFLFPAMSEQDAGNYACEAENSVSKETSKPETLSVEGPRVLSAPTSINWLVPWRPASLLGMTVIAAALLGYFRPWRKTGPLPPRNLPPAPGGEEHPLYVNVHWQNENDEGVIYSVVRTIPRESEARPAQSARREKVRWDPCSFLILCVTSASSPDLTLPQDISVISAEVRCPQFSEVPAKGLNRGSRTQQDPISDCEEVLC